The Limnochorda sp. LNt genome includes a region encoding these proteins:
- a CDS encoding ABC transporter ATP-binding protein — protein sequence MSRPLLQLRGIVKRFPGVVANDGVDLELYPGEILALLGENGAGKTTLMNLAYGLLQPDAGEIRVDGRPVVFRSPADAMAAGIGMVHQHFMLVPVMTVAENVVLGAEPVRARFVVDLARAARDVEAISRRFRFEVDPTARVGDLPVGVQQRVEIIKVLYRRARVLILDEPTAVLTPQEVDELFHILRGLTQAGHAVVFITHKLKEALAIADRIMVLRQGRVVGATTPAQTDEAELAAMMVGHGVSLELDKAPPRPQEPALEVEGLWVVDDRGLPAVRGVDLQVRAGEIVGIAGVQGNGQTELMEALMGLRPIAAGHVRVLGQSLTRMSVRRLTEMGVAYIPEDRQRDGLILPFPVYENLFLNGYHRPPAARRGTLRLDVLRRKAEELVRAFDIRAASVDVPVRTLSGGNQQKVIIAREFSRPLRLLLASQPTRGLDVASVEYIHRRILERRDEGAAVVVVSTELEEILALSDRIAVMYRGRIVALEERERFDRHRLGLLMAGSAA from the coding sequence GTGAGCAGACCGTTGTTGCAGCTGCGGGGCATCGTCAAGCGCTTCCCCGGCGTCGTGGCCAACGACGGCGTGGATCTGGAGCTGTACCCGGGCGAGATCCTGGCCCTGCTGGGCGAAAACGGCGCCGGCAAGACGACCTTGATGAACCTCGCCTACGGGCTGCTCCAGCCCGACGCCGGCGAGATCCGGGTGGATGGGCGGCCGGTCGTCTTCCGCAGTCCGGCGGACGCCATGGCCGCCGGGATCGGGATGGTGCACCAGCACTTCATGCTGGTGCCGGTCATGACGGTGGCCGAAAACGTCGTGCTCGGCGCGGAGCCCGTGCGGGCCCGCTTCGTGGTGGACCTCGCCCGGGCGGCACGAGACGTGGAGGCCATCTCCCGCCGGTTTCGCTTCGAGGTGGATCCGACGGCTCGGGTCGGGGATCTGCCCGTCGGCGTCCAGCAGCGGGTCGAGATCATCAAGGTGCTGTACCGACGCGCCCGCGTCCTCATCCTGGACGAGCCCACCGCGGTCCTGACCCCCCAGGAGGTCGACGAGCTCTTCCACATCCTGCGGGGTCTGACCCAGGCGGGGCATGCCGTGGTCTTCATCACCCACAAGCTCAAGGAGGCCCTCGCGATCGCCGACCGCATCATGGTGTTGCGGCAGGGGCGCGTGGTGGGCGCCACGACCCCCGCCCAGACCGATGAAGCCGAGCTGGCCGCCATGATGGTGGGGCATGGGGTGTCGCTGGAGCTCGACAAGGCGCCGCCCCGGCCCCAGGAGCCGGCACTCGAGGTGGAGGGGCTGTGGGTCGTCGACGACCGGGGCCTGCCGGCGGTGCGAGGGGTGGATCTCCAGGTCCGGGCCGGGGAGATCGTCGGCATCGCAGGGGTGCAGGGCAACGGCCAGACCGAGTTGATGGAGGCCCTGATGGGGCTGCGGCCCATCGCTGCCGGGCACGTGCGGGTGCTGGGGCAGTCCCTGACGCGCATGAGCGTGCGTCGGCTCACCGAGATGGGGGTCGCCTACATCCCGGAGGACCGGCAGCGCGACGGCCTCATCCTGCCGTTTCCCGTCTATGAGAATCTCTTCCTCAACGGATACCACCGGCCCCCCGCGGCCCGGCGGGGGACGTTGCGGCTCGACGTCCTGCGTCGCAAGGCCGAGGAGCTGGTGCGGGCCTTCGACATCCGAGCGGCTTCGGTGGACGTCCCGGTGCGCACCCTCTCGGGCGGCAACCAGCAAAAGGTGATCATCGCCCGGGAGTTCTCGCGCCCGCTGAGACTCCTGCTGGCCTCGCAGCCGACGAGGGGACTCGACGTCGCTTCGGTGGAGTACATCCACCGGCGCATCCTCGAGCGGCGCGACGAGGGTGCAGCCGTCGTCGTGGTCTCGACCGAGCTGGAGGAGATCCTGGCCCTGAGCGATCGAATCGCGGTCATGTACAGGGGTCGTATCGTGGCGCTGGAGGAGCGGGAGCGCTTCGATCGGCACCGCCTGGGCCTCTTGATGGCAGGGAGCGCGGCATGA
- a CDS encoding ABC transporter permease has product MSERIRAMARAAAIPLLAVATGLVAGALIVVVTDVEVIRAWGRVVQDPGHALAATWRSIATAYGALFEGSLGSAYAISESLVTTTPYIFAGLAVALGFRAGLFNIGVEGQLFMGALASVWIGYSVKGLGAWLHLPLALLAGAAAGAAWAAIPGYLKARTGAHEVVNTIMMNYIAFRLSDWLLNGPMKRPGPGGMPGFVPISPEVLPSAYLPRLFEPPLRFHVGFFLALALAVGVWWLLWRTPLGFEMRSVGANPDAARTAGMAVGRTYVVAMALSGALAGLAGANQVLGVDRWLGQGFSPGYGFDSIALALLGGSHPGGVVLASLLFGTLRSGATRMQSVAGIPIDIITILQALILAFVAAPALVRALYRIRGETAAGPVLTRGWGRG; this is encoded by the coding sequence ATGAGCGAGCGGATCCGGGCCATGGCGCGAGCCGCGGCCATCCCCCTGCTGGCGGTCGCCACGGGGCTGGTGGCCGGCGCGCTCATCGTGGTGGTCACCGACGTGGAGGTCATCCGGGCCTGGGGGCGGGTGGTGCAGGATCCAGGCCATGCGCTGGCCGCCACGTGGCGCAGCATCGCCACGGCGTACGGCGCCCTCTTCGAGGGGTCGCTGGGTTCGGCCTACGCCATCTCCGAGAGCCTGGTCACCACCACCCCGTACATCTTCGCCGGTCTGGCGGTGGCGCTGGGCTTCCGGGCAGGACTCTTCAACATCGGGGTCGAGGGCCAGCTCTTCATGGGTGCCCTGGCTTCGGTGTGGATCGGCTACTCGGTCAAGGGGCTCGGTGCCTGGCTCCACCTGCCCCTGGCCCTGCTGGCGGGGGCCGCGGCCGGTGCGGCCTGGGCGGCCATCCCAGGCTACCTCAAGGCCCGCACGGGAGCCCACGAGGTCGTCAACACCATCATGATGAACTACATCGCCTTTCGTCTCAGCGACTGGCTGCTCAACGGCCCCATGAAGCGCCCCGGTCCCGGTGGCATGCCCGGCTTCGTCCCCATCAGTCCGGAGGTGCTGCCGAGCGCCTACCTGCCGCGCCTGTTCGAGCCGCCCCTGCGATTTCACGTCGGCTTCTTCCTCGCGCTGGCCCTGGCGGTGGGGGTATGGTGGCTGCTGTGGCGCACGCCGCTGGGCTTCGAGATGCGCAGCGTCGGCGCCAACCCCGACGCTGCCCGGACGGCCGGCATGGCCGTGGGCCGCACCTACGTGGTCGCCATGGCCCTGAGCGGTGCGCTGGCGGGCCTGGCGGGGGCCAACCAGGTGCTGGGCGTCGACCGCTGGCTCGGGCAGGGCTTCTCGCCTGGCTACGGCTTCGACAGCATCGCCCTCGCCCTGCTGGGAGGCAGCCACCCCGGTGGGGTCGTACTGGCCTCGCTGCTCTTCGGCACGTTGCGCAGCGGAGCCACCCGCATGCAGTCGGTGGCCGGCATCCCCATCGACATCATCACCATCCTGCAGGCCCTGATCCTGGCCTTCGTCGCCGCACCGGCCCTGGTGCGGGCACTGTACCGGATCCGAGGCGAGACGGCGGCCGGGCCGGTACTGACGAGGGGATGGGGCAGGGGATGA
- a CDS encoding ABC transporter permease — protein sequence MSGLRRRPQTGAGAGAAATAARAQALVVPTGRRSVAPAVVGLGLALAIVVLFGLGTPWGEVSVFGLNAGLRAAWQLPDLVVPSALGIYLAALVAAAVGAAYLRWPRLKGGTTVALAVTALVVAFLVWAVQGQSLNLVGMLRSTLLRATPIALAALSGVLCERAGVINIAIEGMMLTSALTAVVSASVTGSLVTGMLVAVLTGGLLALVHGALSIRYRVDQIVSGTVINIFATGLTSYLSARFLERFAHLNRSGTLPVVAIPGLADIPIIGPVLFQQSVIVYVMLALVIAVHVLLFKSRFGLRMRAVGEHPRAADTLGIDVWRTRYLSVLLGGMAAGVGGAYFTIGSVGRFDEVMTGGRGFIGLAAMIFGNWTPGGAFASSLIFGFADSLQIRMQILQTPIPSEFLLMAPYVATIVALSGVVGRVSPPAADGQPYEK from the coding sequence ATGAGCGGGTTGCGGCGACGGCCTCAGACGGGGGCAGGCGCGGGGGCGGCGGCTACTGCGGCCCGGGCGCAGGCCCTGGTCGTGCCCACCGGCCGGCGCAGCGTCGCGCCTGCCGTGGTAGGTCTCGGGCTGGCGCTGGCCATCGTCGTCTTGTTTGGGCTTGGCACGCCGTGGGGGGAGGTCTCGGTCTTCGGGCTCAACGCCGGCCTCCGGGCGGCCTGGCAGCTGCCGGACCTGGTGGTGCCCTCGGCCCTGGGGATCTACCTGGCGGCCCTGGTGGCAGCGGCGGTAGGCGCCGCTTACCTGCGGTGGCCCCGTCTCAAGGGCGGCACCACCGTTGCGCTCGCCGTCACGGCTCTGGTCGTGGCCTTCCTGGTCTGGGCGGTGCAGGGGCAGTCGCTCAACCTGGTGGGCATGCTGCGCAGCACGCTCCTGCGGGCGACTCCCATCGCCCTGGCCGCCTTGAGCGGAGTGCTGTGCGAGCGGGCCGGGGTCATCAACATCGCCATCGAGGGCATGATGCTGACCAGTGCCCTGACCGCCGTGGTCAGTGCCAGCGTGACCGGGAGCCTCGTGACCGGCATGCTGGTGGCCGTGTTGACGGGCGGTCTGCTGGCCCTGGTGCACGGGGCGCTCTCCATCCGCTACCGGGTCGACCAGATCGTCAGCGGCACCGTCATCAACATCTTCGCCACGGGCCTCACCAGCTACCTGTCGGCCCGCTTCCTCGAGCGGTTCGCGCACCTCAACCGCTCCGGCACCCTGCCGGTGGTGGCCATCCCAGGCCTGGCCGATATCCCCATCATCGGGCCGGTCCTCTTCCAGCAGAGCGTCATCGTCTACGTGATGCTGGCCCTGGTCATCGCCGTACACGTGCTGCTCTTCAAGTCCCGCTTCGGGCTGCGGATGCGGGCGGTGGGCGAGCACCCCCGCGCGGCCGACACGCTGGGTATCGACGTCTGGCGCACCCGCTACCTCAGCGTGCTGTTGGGCGGCATGGCGGCCGGCGTCGGCGGCGCCTACTTCACCATCGGCTCGGTCGGGCGCTTCGACGAGGTGATGACGGGCGGGCGGGGGTTCATCGGATTGGCCGCCATGATCTTCGGCAACTGGACGCCCGGTGGTGCCTTCGCCTCGTCGCTCATCTTCGGCTTCGCCGACTCCCTGCAGATCCGCATGCAGATCCTGCAGACGCCCATCCCATCCGAGTTCTTGCTGATGGCGCCCTACGTGGCCACCATCGTGGCGCTGTCGGGAGTCGTGGGGCGGGTGTCGCCGCCGGCGGCCGACGGTCAGCCTTACGAGAAGTAG
- a CDS encoding alpha/beta-type small acid-soluble spore protein, whose translation MALGQKRNRPLVLDAARSLQQFKYEVANDLGVQVPQSDYWGDMPSRVTGAVGGHMVRRMIAAAEQALIEQAAAGVRAGFQQALQVPNPLNVQNPAQPTQTTR comes from the coding sequence GTGGCCCTGGGGCAGAAGCGCAACCGCCCGCTGGTGCTGGACGCGGCCCGCAGCCTGCAGCAGTTCAAGTACGAGGTGGCCAACGATCTGGGCGTCCAGGTGCCTCAGTCCGACTACTGGGGCGACATGCCGTCCCGGGTGACCGGCGCGGTCGGGGGGCACATGGTCCGCCGGATGATCGCCGCAGCCGAGCAGGCCCTGATCGAGCAGGCGGCGGCCGGCGTGCGAGCCGGGTTCCAGCAGGCCCTGCAGGTTCCCAACCCCCTCAACGTCCAGAATCCGGCGCAACCCACCCAGACCACCCGCTGA
- a CDS encoding Hsp20/alpha crystallin family protein, giving the protein MSDRWEAAYPPVDLYEEGDEVVVEAELPGVDPDDVRVELTDHHLVIQGEVRRTREHHDGGIYRQERHFGSFVRTVPLPAEVDLDRADATFRGGVLQLRLPRKAGRRRRLPIRREP; this is encoded by the coding sequence ATGTCGGACCGCTGGGAGGCCGCCTACCCGCCGGTGGACCTGTACGAGGAGGGCGACGAGGTCGTCGTCGAGGCCGAGCTGCCGGGGGTCGACCCTGACGACGTCAGGGTGGAGCTGACCGACCACCACCTGGTCATCCAGGGAGAGGTGCGACGGACCCGGGAGCACCACGATGGCGGCATCTACCGACAGGAGCGCCACTTCGGCTCCTTCGTGCGAACGGTACCGTTGCCGGCGGAGGTCGATCTCGATCGGGCCGACGCCACCTTCCGAGGAGGGGTCCTGCAACTTCGCCTGCCCAGGAAGGCCGGGCGACGCCGTCGACTTCCCATCCGCCGCGAGCCCTGA
- a CDS encoding NTP transferase domain-containing protein, which produces MTAWDDVSPPGGPSVAPPGRVVSHAGTAWVVLAAGMGTRMRSSHPKVLHHLCGRPMGAFFLQEARRWQPGQLVVVTGHQAARVEQELGAWAQRLGVAVRFVRQEPQRGTGDAVRRAMRALDPRVDEVAVSYADVPMLSAGTVVELVSQRRRRDAALAILTAMLDDPTGYGRVLRAPDEPDRVTGVVEERDASPEQRAIRETNAGVYAFRRDALEAALEALRPDNAQGEYYLTDTVGWLASRGERVVAVPVADPLEITGVNDRRQLRELERTLCHRVGERLLASGVTLRGGADPLLDPWVEVGPDSVVDATASLLGTTRVGRGCEIGPGAVLVDCQLGDDVSVEGVRLVACRVGNGATIGPGAWIPPGSVIAAGARIGSVAPRATYRRGGV; this is translated from the coding sequence ATGACGGCATGGGACGACGTGTCGCCGCCGGGAGGGCCTTCCGTCGCCCCGCCGGGTCGCGTGGTGTCCCACGCGGGCACGGCATGGGTGGTCCTGGCGGCCGGCATGGGCACGCGCATGCGATCCAGCCATCCCAAGGTACTTCACCACCTTTGCGGCCGGCCCATGGGCGCGTTCTTCCTCCAGGAGGCGCGGCGCTGGCAGCCCGGTCAGCTGGTGGTCGTCACGGGGCACCAGGCGGCCCGGGTCGAGCAGGAGCTGGGCGCATGGGCCCAACGGCTCGGGGTAGCGGTCCGCTTCGTCCGCCAGGAGCCCCAGCGGGGCACCGGTGATGCGGTGCGGCGGGCGATGAGGGCGCTGGACCCCCGGGTGGACGAGGTGGCGGTCTCCTATGCGGACGTGCCGATGCTGTCGGCGGGGACCGTGGTCGAGCTGGTGTCGCAGAGGCGCCGGCGGGACGCGGCGCTGGCCATCCTGACGGCGATGCTCGACGACCCGACGGGGTACGGCCGGGTGTTGCGCGCCCCGGACGAGCCCGATCGCGTGACGGGCGTCGTGGAGGAACGGGATGCCTCCCCCGAGCAGCGGGCCATCCGGGAGACCAACGCGGGGGTCTACGCCTTTCGCCGCGACGCCCTCGAGGCCGCGCTGGAGGCGCTGCGCCCCGACAACGCGCAAGGCGAGTACTACCTGACGGATACCGTGGGCTGGCTCGCCTCCAGGGGCGAGCGGGTGGTGGCCGTGCCGGTTGCCGATCCCCTGGAGATCACGGGAGTCAACGACCGGCGCCAGTTGCGCGAGCTGGAGCGGACCCTGTGCCACCGGGTGGGTGAACGGCTGCTGGCGTCGGGAGTCACGCTGCGGGGTGGGGCCGATCCTCTGCTGGATCCGTGGGTGGAGGTGGGGCCGGACAGCGTGGTCGACGCCACTGCATCGCTCTTGGGCACGACTCGGGTCGGGCGAGGCTGCGAGATTGGGCCGGGGGCCGTCCTGGTAGACTGTCAACTGGGAGACGACGTGAGCGTCGAAGGCGTGCGCCTCGTGGCGTGCAGAGTGGGCAACGGGGCCACCATCGGCCCTGGCGCGTGGATTCCCCCTGGCAGTGTCATCGCGGCGGGTGCCCGCATCGGGAGCGTGGCGCCCCGTGCGACCTATCGTAGAGGGGGCGTTTGA
- a CDS encoding ribose-phosphate diphosphokinase yields MLENASLVPRLDHHHKRLRIFTGNANPQLARDVAACLGVDLGAAHIGRFRDGEVNVRILESVRGAHVFIIQPTFPPADNLMELLVMVDAMRRASAAEVAAVIPYYGYARQDRKMQARDPISAKLVANLLVAAGADRVLTIDLHAGQIQGFFDIPVDNLKALPILADYFASLHLPSPVVVAPDVGGVVRARELAERLGCGLAICDKRRPEPNVAEVMHVIGDVEGHTAILVDDIIDTGGTLAQAAAALMEEGAQAVYACSTHGVFSPGAAERLARAPIVELVVTDTIPVAGRFAFDRLRVLSVAPLLAEAIRSIFTEESVSRLFANPAPAGERAEVR; encoded by the coding sequence ATGTTGGAGAATGCCAGCCTGGTGCCCCGGTTGGACCACCATCACAAGCGCCTTCGCATCTTCACGGGCAACGCCAATCCTCAACTGGCGCGGGACGTGGCGGCCTGCCTGGGCGTCGACCTGGGGGCGGCGCACATCGGACGCTTCCGCGACGGCGAGGTCAACGTCCGGATCCTGGAGAGCGTGCGAGGGGCCCACGTCTTCATCATCCAGCCCACGTTTCCCCCTGCCGACAACCTGATGGAGCTTTTGGTGATGGTGGACGCGATGCGGCGGGCCTCCGCCGCCGAGGTGGCCGCGGTCATCCCCTACTACGGCTACGCCCGCCAGGACCGCAAGATGCAGGCACGGGACCCCATCTCGGCCAAGTTGGTCGCCAACCTGCTGGTAGCCGCTGGCGCGGACCGCGTCCTGACCATCGACCTCCATGCTGGCCAGATTCAGGGCTTCTTCGACATCCCGGTGGACAACCTCAAGGCCCTGCCCATCCTGGCCGACTACTTCGCCTCGTTGCACTTGCCGTCGCCCGTGGTGGTGGCGCCCGACGTGGGCGGCGTGGTGCGAGCCCGGGAGCTGGCCGAGAGGCTGGGCTGCGGGCTGGCCATCTGCGACAAGCGACGCCCCGAGCCCAACGTCGCCGAGGTGATGCACGTCATCGGCGACGTGGAGGGGCACACGGCCATCCTCGTGGATGATATCATCGACACCGGCGGTACCCTCGCGCAGGCAGCTGCGGCCCTGATGGAGGAGGGGGCGCAGGCGGTCTACGCGTGCTCGACGCATGGTGTCTTCTCGCCCGGCGCGGCCGAGCGGCTGGCCCGCGCGCCCATCGTCGAGCTGGTGGTGACCGACACCATACCGGTGGCGGGCCGGTTCGCCTTCGATCGGCTGCGGGTCCTCTCCGTGGCCCCCTTGCTGGCCGAGGCGATCCGCAGCATCTTCACCGAGGAGTCCGTGAGCCGGCTCTTTGCCAATCCGGCCCCTGCAGGAGAGCGAGCGGAGGTGCGATAG
- a CDS encoding 50S ribosomal protein L25 yields MADELQIAVAARKTTGKGAARQLRRQGWVPGSLYGPSVSRTVQVRRSELERLLKVPGARTRLVRLVVQDGQPAGESYSVLIKEVQRDPVALDPLHVDFYAVPMDRPVRATVPVLLEGVETLERRGLVPAVGEREVEVECLPTAIPRYFTVDVAALEDGDSLTVADLQVPEGVQVLTDPETILVSAVATREQAGETAAPAATPAEPERITRARKAAEEEEEAQ; encoded by the coding sequence GTGGCGGACGAACTCCAGATCGCTGTAGCGGCTCGTAAGACGACCGGCAAGGGCGCCGCGCGCCAGCTCCGTCGCCAGGGCTGGGTACCCGGCAGCCTCTACGGGCCGTCGGTCTCCCGGACGGTGCAGGTGCGTCGCAGCGAGCTCGAGCGACTGCTCAAGGTGCCCGGCGCCCGTACCCGTCTGGTGCGGCTGGTGGTGCAGGACGGCCAGCCGGCAGGCGAGAGCTACTCGGTCTTGATCAAAGAGGTCCAGCGGGATCCGGTGGCACTGGATCCCCTGCACGTGGACTTCTACGCGGTGCCGATGGATCGCCCGGTGCGGGCCACGGTGCCGGTCCTGCTGGAGGGCGTCGAGACGCTCGAGCGGAGGGGCCTGGTGCCCGCCGTCGGGGAGCGGGAGGTGGAGGTGGAGTGCCTGCCCACCGCCATCCCGCGCTACTTCACGGTCGACGTCGCTGCGCTCGAGGACGGCGACTCGCTCACGGTGGCCGATCTCCAGGTGCCCGAGGGCGTGCAGGTCCTGACCGACCCGGAGACCATACTGGTCTCCGCCGTGGCCACCCGGGAGCAGGCCGGGGAGACGGCGGCGCCCGCTGCCACCCCGGCGGAGCCGGAGCGCATCACCCGGGCCCGCAAGGCCGCTGAAGAGGAAGAGGAGGCGCAGTAG
- the pth gene encoding aminoacyl-tRNA hydrolase — protein MVGDSTRRQGASAYRLVVGLGNPGERYRATRHNAGFRALDHLVRRLDGYGPVEMCRARVLRARSDDIEWILAYPLTYMNASGEAVACLVRRLSLQLDEILVIYDDMALPPGRIRVRGKGSSGAHKGMQSIIDHLGTDRIARVRIGIGEPPPGVAGAEWVLQVPDPEEAARLAEAARLAAEAAEVWGRLGVQAAMNRYNATTAAADGGRPQTT, from the coding sequence ATGGTGGGCGACTCGACGCGACGCCAGGGTGCCAGCGCGTATCGCCTGGTGGTGGGGCTCGGCAACCCGGGGGAGCGCTACCGGGCGACGCGGCATAACGCGGGCTTCCGCGCGCTGGACCATCTGGTGCGGCGGCTCGATGGGTACGGGCCGGTCGAGATGTGCCGTGCCCGGGTGCTTCGCGCCCGCAGCGACGACATCGAGTGGATCCTGGCCTACCCGCTCACGTACATGAACGCGAGCGGCGAGGCCGTGGCCTGCCTGGTGCGCCGGCTGTCGCTGCAGCTCGATGAGATCCTCGTCATCTACGACGACATGGCCCTTCCCCCCGGCCGCATACGGGTACGGGGCAAGGGGTCCAGCGGCGCGCACAAGGGCATGCAGTCCATCATCGATCACCTGGGCACCGATCGCATCGCGCGGGTGCGCATCGGCATCGGCGAGCCGCCGCCGGGCGTGGCCGGGGCCGAGTGGGTCCTGCAGGTACCGGACCCGGAGGAGGCGGCGCGGCTCGCCGAGGCGGCGCGGCTCGCCGCCGAGGCCGCGGAGGTGTGGGGGCGGCTGGGCGTCCAAGCCGCCATGAACCGGTATAATGCCACGACGGCCGCAGCGGACGGAGGGCGGCCGCAGACGACTTGA